A genome region from Pseudomonadota bacterium includes the following:
- the nadA gene encoding quinolinate synthase NadA, whose protein sequence is MDQPQVEPSLDLEAEIQRLRRERNAVILAHYYQEPELQDLADCVGDSLQLAQAAKSTNADVIAFCGVHFMAETAKILNPQKTVILPDPDAGCSLADSAALEPFRAWQTRHPGAVTISYINCTAEVKAASDLICTSSNAERIVSSVPPDKKILFAPDRNLGRHLINKTGRDMVLWPGVCVVHETFSQRKLVALKVRNPSAEIIAHPECEEPVLEMADFIGSTSALLKYAVQSDGTAFIVATESGILHQMKKAAPEKTFIPAPPEGHCACSECPFMRLNTLEKLYLALRDLRPTIELSPELMEQARRPIDRMLQLS, encoded by the coding sequence ATGGATCAGCCTCAGGTGGAGCCCAGCCTCGATCTGGAAGCGGAAATCCAGCGTCTCAGACGCGAGCGCAACGCCGTGATCCTGGCGCACTACTATCAGGAGCCGGAGCTACAGGATCTGGCCGACTGCGTGGGCGATTCCCTGCAGCTGGCGCAGGCCGCCAAGAGCACCAACGCGGACGTTATCGCGTTCTGTGGCGTGCATTTCATGGCCGAGACCGCGAAGATCCTGAATCCCCAAAAGACCGTGATCCTGCCGGATCCCGATGCGGGCTGCTCGTTGGCCGACAGCGCAGCCCTCGAGCCGTTTCGAGCCTGGCAGACCCGGCATCCCGGCGCCGTGACCATCAGCTACATCAACTGCACCGCCGAGGTGAAAGCTGCGAGCGACCTGATCTGCACCTCGTCCAACGCCGAACGCATCGTGAGCTCGGTGCCGCCCGATAAAAAGATTCTGTTCGCCCCGGATCGAAACCTCGGCCGGCACCTCATCAACAAGACGGGGCGCGACATGGTGCTCTGGCCTGGCGTATGCGTGGTCCACGAGACGTTCAGCCAGCGCAAGCTCGTGGCACTGAAGGTCCGCAACCCGAGCGCGGAGATCATCGCCCACCCCGAGTGCGAAGAGCCCGTGCTCGAGATGGCCGACTTCATCGGCTCGACCAGCGCGTTGCTCAAGTACGCAGTACAGAGCGACGGGACGGCTTTCATCGTCGCCACCGAGTCCGGAATCCTGCACCAGATGAAGAAGGCTGCACCGGAGAAAACCTTCATCCCCGCCCCCCCCGAAGGGCATTGCGCCTGCAGCGAGTGCCCTTTCATGCGCCTGAACACGCTCGAGAAGCTGTATCTGGCGCTGCGAGACCTGCGCCCGACCATCGAGCTTTCGCCGGAGCTCATGGAGCAAGCTCGTCGCCCCATCGACCGCATGCTGCAACTGTCGTAG
- a CDS encoding DUF2264 domain-containing protein gives MKRRHFLQLGTTVMAGLPFAGLLKASARRSLAAVFAEPVGRGDWVALWAELVQGYDKVLSPGKAWGSILDVPDRRRWKELPKAKAKTLPGDPELTGRMLWAIAGWFTRPGRPTALQARDGVVDLKPLLIDTVANATNPKHPEYWDLRYAGGKLNGNQFSVEAPPTGIAALVARERFRKELPADFASNVAEWLRLPATGHRDSNWNLFHALAAVTRAKLGGSIDTAMLKRNLTSCMDMYLGQGVFTDGTGRHFDDYTFWVFATHFGLWWEMDRQRHPELARRIPDMLRQVTRWQPYTFGADGSHPEYGRSITYKFTRLASLVQAHRLGFCDVPPGLIRRIIRLHVLYYMRNGALDLRRQRLLQTLSADGSPHMRDFYNYAGSTYWAMQTFSELWRLRDNDPLWTAAEQPLPVEQDDFVYKMPVQGWKFVGTRNPGSIVQINHGADGPVQYLPKYQKQAYHSQLGYVAAHRGYAPCDHMATLRIRGRNHVPTLVDWDKELPEIGRKVEIYEAAPGLEVTHLLLPLGETLLRFTRIEVPDKLPARSQLHLGGYALGFSRRERPKLTRSTKLLAAAT, from the coding sequence ATGAAGCGTCGCCATTTTCTTCAGCTCGGGACCACGGTGATGGCGGGGCTCCCGTTCGCCGGGCTGCTGAAGGCTTCAGCGCGCAGGAGCCTCGCAGCGGTCTTCGCGGAGCCGGTAGGACGCGGGGACTGGGTGGCGCTGTGGGCGGAGCTGGTCCAAGGCTACGACAAGGTACTGAGCCCGGGTAAGGCCTGGGGGAGCATCCTCGACGTGCCGGACCGCCGCCGCTGGAAGGAGCTGCCCAAGGCCAAGGCCAAGACGCTTCCGGGCGATCCCGAGCTCACAGGCCGCATGCTGTGGGCCATCGCGGGCTGGTTCACTCGACCCGGGCGCCCCACGGCGTTGCAGGCACGCGACGGCGTTGTCGACCTGAAGCCGTTGCTCATCGATACCGTCGCGAACGCCACCAACCCCAAGCACCCGGAGTACTGGGACCTCAGGTACGCCGGCGGCAAGCTCAACGGCAACCAGTTCAGCGTGGAGGCGCCCCCGACGGGGATCGCAGCACTGGTCGCACGGGAGCGCTTCCGCAAGGAGCTTCCCGCGGACTTCGCGAGCAACGTCGCCGAGTGGCTGCGGCTGCCGGCCACCGGCCATCGCGACAGCAACTGGAACCTGTTCCACGCCCTGGCCGCGGTGACGCGCGCGAAGCTCGGCGGAAGCATCGACACGGCCATGCTGAAACGCAACCTGACGAGCTGCATGGATATGTATCTCGGCCAGGGCGTGTTTACCGACGGGACGGGACGCCACTTCGACGACTACACGTTCTGGGTATTTGCCACCCACTTCGGCCTGTGGTGGGAAATGGACCGCCAGCGCCATCCCGAGCTGGCGCGCCGGATTCCGGACATGCTGCGCCAGGTGACCCGCTGGCAGCCGTACACCTTCGGGGCCGATGGATCCCATCCGGAATACGGCCGCAGCATCACCTACAAGTTCACTCGGCTCGCCTCGCTGGTCCAGGCCCACCGGCTCGGCTTTTGCGACGTGCCCCCGGGGCTCATCCGACGCATCATCCGCCTGCACGTGCTTTATTACATGCGTAACGGCGCGCTCGACCTTCGCAGGCAACGCTTGCTGCAGACCCTGAGCGCCGATGGCTCCCCGCACATGCGCGATTTCTACAACTATGCGGGCAGCACCTACTGGGCCATGCAGACCTTCAGCGAGCTCTGGCGTCTGCGGGACAACGACCCGCTGTGGACCGCAGCAGAACAGCCGCTGCCGGTCGAGCAGGACGATTTCGTTTACAAGATGCCGGTGCAGGGCTGGAAGTTCGTTGGCACGCGCAACCCTGGCTCGATCGTTCAGATCAACCACGGGGCAGACGGGCCTGTGCAGTACCTGCCGAAGTACCAGAAGCAGGCGTATCACTCCCAGCTGGGCTACGTGGCCGCTCACCGTGGCTACGCACCTTGCGACCACATGGCCACGCTGCGCATCCGCGGGCGAAACCACGTCCCGACACTCGTCGACTGGGACAAGGAGCTGCCCGAGATCGGCCGCAAGGTGGAGATCTACGAGGCCGCTCCGGGCCTCGAAGTCACCCATCTCCTTTTGCCGCTGGGCGAGACCCTGCTGCGCTTTACCCGTATCGAGGTTCCCGACAAGCTGCCGGCCAGGAGCCAGCTTCACCTGGGAGGCTACGCCTTGGGGTTTTCGCGCCGCGAAAGACCGAAGCTGACGCGCAGCACGAAGCTGCTGGCCGCTGCAAC
- a CDS encoding tetratricopeptide repeat protein, whose translation MLASIPVWQHTLWREALRRQGPAGCPLHHGHADHHGRTDARTPVRPGLVLYIQVVLGGIADWRRDQRDIWPRLVGAQPVRVVDARLLTLALALAWSALGCSCEQASEATTRPQSSQSNRQPAKLHGPQPAAAVRSVHSATPGGEQGLGKQGAQPSSASPQYVGRGVCSRCHRAAFEAWSGSHHDLAMQRATHTTVLGDFANRRFSHFGQTMLLNKTADGRFTVRTRDGKGRPHDYTVSHTFGVAPLQQYLVETEPGRLQALQVAWDSRPKAQGGQRWFHLYPDDPVPPGDALYWTGPAFNWNSICADCHATGVRRGYDRETARYETEMHEQDVGCEACHGPGSKHVDWASRGAAPQKDAGTKGLVHALTKPRSRRWTFVDAASIASLSGGSRRDPELEACAPCHSRRADLGPGKGTSYHDRYRLELLEEQLYFPDGQARSEVYVYGSFLQSRMWAKGVVCSDCHEPHSLEPRDEGNALCSRCHRADVYDVPKHHFHPPASRGAQCVACHMPQRTYMVVDRRRDHRLGVPQPLLSAKTGAPDVCTGCHKKRTARWADAQIARRFERRKPSPHALALWRAQTQQQGAHAGLLASFADTDATPMLRASALAHLGRTPSSRVPEALARAATDRSPLVRRAAAMLAAAVPPEARRVIAQLLADPVRSVRIEAASAFRGADTTRWPGPVRGHLEQALAEYRASRLFSVDRAESLVELAYLEQAGGRFERARALLREALARDPTCTPAYINLADLLRAAGNAAECEKLLREGLRRAGSKPVVHHALGLALTRQQRPREALKHLKAAYELQPSDAHAGYVYAVALFDSGDKAGAYRLLQRLHRRFGTNVEVLSALVSYAQLLGRGDASARYREKLRSLSR comes from the coding sequence ATGCTTGCCTCGATTCCTGTGTGGCAGCACACGCTGTGGCGGGAGGCCCTGCGGCGGCAAGGCCCTGCAGGGTGCCCGCTGCATCACGGACACGCGGACCATCACGGTCGCACAGATGCGCGTACACCAGTTCGACCCGGCCTTGTCTTGTATATTCAGGTCGTGCTCGGCGGTATAGCAGATTGGCGTCGCGACCAGCGCGATATCTGGCCACGTTTGGTAGGAGCGCAACCCGTACGGGTGGTCGATGCTCGCCTCTTGACTTTGGCTCTGGCCCTGGCCTGGTCGGCGCTCGGCTGCAGCTGCGAGCAGGCGTCCGAAGCGACCACTCGCCCTCAGTCAAGCCAGTCGAATCGCCAGCCGGCGAAGCTGCACGGCCCGCAGCCGGCCGCTGCCGTGCGCAGCGTGCACAGCGCGACCCCGGGTGGCGAGCAGGGCCTCGGAAAACAGGGCGCCCAGCCCAGCAGCGCTTCGCCGCAGTACGTGGGCCGAGGCGTTTGCTCGCGTTGCCACCGGGCGGCGTTCGAGGCCTGGAGCGGCTCCCACCACGACCTTGCCATGCAGCGCGCCACGCACACGACCGTGCTCGGGGACTTCGCCAACCGTCGCTTCAGCCATTTCGGGCAGACCATGCTTCTGAACAAGACCGCCGACGGCCGCTTCACCGTGCGCACCCGGGACGGCAAGGGCCGGCCGCACGACTACACCGTGAGTCACACCTTTGGGGTCGCACCGCTGCAGCAGTACTTGGTGGAGACCGAGCCCGGCCGACTGCAGGCGCTGCAGGTGGCGTGGGATTCGCGCCCGAAGGCCCAGGGCGGACAGCGCTGGTTCCACCTGTACCCGGACGATCCCGTGCCTCCAGGCGACGCGCTGTACTGGACAGGTCCTGCGTTCAACTGGAACTCGATCTGCGCCGACTGCCACGCAACCGGCGTGCGGCGCGGCTACGATCGTGAAACCGCCCGCTACGAGACCGAGATGCACGAACAGGACGTGGGCTGCGAGGCGTGTCATGGCCCTGGCTCGAAGCACGTGGATTGGGCAAGCCGGGGCGCAGCCCCCCAAAAAGACGCGGGCACCAAGGGCCTGGTGCACGCGCTCACCAAACCCAGGTCGCGTCGCTGGACCTTCGTGGATGCTGCGTCGATCGCGTCGCTTTCGGGCGGGTCCAGGCGCGATCCCGAGCTCGAAGCCTGCGCGCCCTGCCATTCCCGGCGTGCCGACCTTGGCCCCGGCAAGGGTACGAGCTACCACGATCGCTACCGCCTGGAGCTCTTGGAGGAGCAGCTCTACTTTCCGGACGGGCAGGCCAGATCCGAGGTCTATGTGTACGGTTCGTTCCTGCAGAGCCGAATGTGGGCCAAAGGGGTTGTCTGCTCGGACTGCCACGAGCCGCACAGTCTCGAGCCGCGCGACGAAGGCAACGCCTTGTGCTCGCGCTGCCATCGTGCGGACGTGTACGACGTCCCGAAGCACCATTTCCATCCGCCAGCGAGCCGGGGCGCGCAGTGCGTGGCCTGCCACATGCCGCAGCGCACGTACATGGTGGTGGACCGGCGCCGCGACCACCGTCTGGGCGTGCCGCAACCGTTGCTCAGCGCGAAAACGGGCGCACCGGACGTCTGCACGGGTTGCCACAAGAAGCGAACGGCCCGCTGGGCAGACGCGCAGATCGCGCGGCGATTCGAACGACGCAAGCCCAGCCCGCATGCGCTGGCATTGTGGAGGGCACAGACACAGCAGCAGGGCGCGCACGCTGGGCTGCTCGCGAGCTTCGCAGACACGGACGCGACGCCCATGCTGCGCGCGAGCGCGCTCGCCCATCTCGGCCGCACACCCTCGTCTCGGGTGCCGGAGGCGCTCGCCAGGGCGGCCACGGACCGCAGTCCGCTCGTGCGTCGCGCTGCCGCCATGCTGGCAGCGGCGGTGCCGCCAGAAGCACGCCGGGTGATCGCTCAGCTGCTTGCCGATCCGGTGCGCAGCGTGCGAATCGAAGCCGCCTCGGCATTCCGCGGCGCCGATACCACGCGCTGGCCGGGACCGGTTCGCGGCCATCTGGAGCAGGCGCTCGCTGAGTACCGCGCTTCGCGCCTCTTCAGCGTGGACCGAGCCGAGTCCTTGGTCGAGCTCGCCTACCTCGAGCAGGCCGGCGGCCGCTTTGAACGCGCGCGAGCGCTGCTGCGCGAAGCGCTCGCGCGCGACCCTACCTGCACGCCGGCCTACATCAACCTGGCCGATCTGTTGCGCGCTGCGGGCAACGCTGCCGAGTGCGAGAAGCTGTTACGGGAGGGGCTGCGCAGGGCAGGCAGCAAGCCCGTGGTGCACCATGCGCTAGGCCTCGCGCTCACGCGCCAGCAGCGTCCTCGCGAAGCGCTGAAACACCTCAAGGCGGCCTACGAGCTACAGCCGAGCGACGCCCACGCCGGCTACGTATACGCGGTCGCGCTTTTCGATTCGGGCGACAAGGCCGGCGCCTATCGCCTCCTGCAGAGACTCCACCGGCGCTTTGGGACCAACGTCGAAGTGCTCTCCGCATTGGTGTCCTATGCGCAGCTGCTTGGCCGTGGCGATGCATCGGCACGCTACCGCGAAAAGCTCCGCAGCCTCTCGAGGTGA
- a CDS encoding DUF3817 domain-containing protein — MLRNPIARLRLVCLLEGVSFLLLLGIAMPLKYLAAMPLAVRVTGMVHGLLFIAVCVLAFHVSKLKGWGSDRALQIIVAALLPFGPFVLDRSLRKAQREG, encoded by the coding sequence ATGCTGCGTAATCCAATCGCACGGCTGCGGCTGGTTTGCTTGCTGGAGGGTGTCTCCTTCCTGCTGCTGCTGGGGATAGCCATGCCGCTGAAGTACCTGGCAGCAATGCCCTTGGCCGTTCGGGTCACCGGCATGGTGCATGGACTGCTGTTCATTGCGGTGTGCGTCCTTGCTTTCCATGTCAGCAAGCTCAAGGGTTGGGGCAGCGACCGTGCCCTGCAGATCATCGTGGCCGCGCTGCTGCCCTTTGGTCCCTTCGTCCTGGACAGGAGCCTTCGCAAGGCTCAGCGCGAGGGTTGA